A DNA window from Calorimonas adulescens contains the following coding sequences:
- a CDS encoding ABC transporter permease, producing the protein MLVAIILSVAVIASIIILSQSANQANIDSIKYDEGSYHVVFTKLNNDQIKKIKMDKSIKDRGFAAYYDSVALSEDFYLNILRADKEYIKLGSSFSGNSFIKEGRYPKNDNEIAAEEWVLNVLGKESKIGSDLQLKLEDRKETKTYKLVGILEDRPEFKRSMTLQAFLPISDDFKGNRNISMVTFKDENNINKLTSLLAKKLNVKSDGIVKNTTLIEAYGKLNNIYKNNIFSLLVILAASFIVIYGIYSISILQRISEYGILLAISSSRKQLIGITLCELLILSAMGVPIGIILGLISSKLLSGLVGNVFTEGAVNISRLVIIKEAFIIPVIVTAAVILLIVIAVYITISKISPIEAIRKNLGLREKYNKKIYKKVTSGKNLSIYSIVTIRNILSNSRSFIMIILSISIAGILFINASYLSFLEERQVDNIADSIGYNSDYKINLVPGAKKTDGLSSKELERIRSLNGVRDLSAIQLIYSRLMLSGEHISEPMYFENLNSTPYIKDVMNGMLVKNLKAADKSEEYILKDNMYGYDDKSLAKLRKYLVKGKIDIDRMKKENLAVIRIPNPINTENKKPYVANFKVGDKIRVAFSNKGTNSEESWKINYNDDSYEYKEYTVAAIVNNLLDYDNYYTVNNSVDVVLSSDIFKRDTGITQYKIVSINKERGVNHNVLYKKIKSIIDKKPGVILRDLDEEIENFNVLNENKHRFINAIVMILFIMGVFNIANNIKYNIASRMKEFGMLRAVGTTDKSLKEMFLTEGFLYGAISSVVVIIFGVLVQYILYNKYLDIYINPIFRIQYREYLIVIAVNFIVTIATTYLSSMNIRKIAVVDMIKNDQ; encoded by the coding sequence GTGTTGGTGGCTATAATCCTGAGTGTTGCCGTTATTGCAAGTATAATAATATTGAGCCAAAGTGCCAACCAGGCAAATATTGATAGTATAAAATATGATGAAGGTAGCTACCATGTTGTTTTTACAAAATTAAACAATGATCAGATAAAGAAAATAAAAATGGATAAATCGATAAAAGACAGAGGATTTGCAGCGTATTATGATTCGGTTGCCTTAAGCGAGGATTTTTATTTGAATATTCTAAGGGCAGATAAAGAATACATAAAATTAGGAAGCTCTTTCAGTGGTAATTCATTTATCAAAGAAGGAAGATATCCGAAAAATGACAATGAAATCGCCGCTGAAGAGTGGGTTTTAAATGTTCTTGGGAAAGAATCTAAAATTGGCAGTGACCTGCAACTTAAACTGGAAGACAGAAAGGAAACAAAAACGTATAAATTGGTGGGAATATTGGAAGACAGACCAGAATTTAAAAGAAGTATGACCTTACAGGCATTTTTGCCTATTAGTGATGATTTTAAAGGAAACAGAAACATTTCTATGGTGACATTTAAAGATGAAAACAATATAAATAAATTGACATCTTTATTGGCAAAGAAACTGAATGTGAAGAGCGATGGCATAGTTAAAAATACGACGCTAATAGAGGCATATGGAAAATTAAATAATATATATAAAAACAATATTTTTTCATTACTTGTAATATTGGCAGCTTCTTTTATAGTTATATACGGAATATACAGCATATCAATTCTTCAAAGAATATCAGAATACGGAATTTTATTAGCTATAAGTAGCAGTAGAAAGCAATTGATTGGAATAACATTATGTGAATTGCTTATATTGAGTGCCATGGGTGTCCCTATAGGTATTATATTAGGCTTGATCAGTTCAAAGCTGTTAAGCGGTTTAGTTGGAAATGTATTTACTGAAGGAGCTGTCAATATAAGCCGGCTTGTTATAATTAAGGAAGCCTTTATTATACCTGTAATTGTTACAGCAGCCGTCATACTTTTGATTGTTATTGCAGTCTATATAACCATATCAAAGATATCACCTATAGAAGCTATAAGAAAAAATTTAGGACTCAGAGAAAAATACAATAAAAAAATATATAAAAAAGTAACCTCAGGGAAAAACCTGTCCATATATTCAATTGTAACTATAAGGAATATTCTTTCTAACAGCAGAAGCTTTATAATGATTATACTATCAATAAGTATTGCAGGCATACTTTTTATAAATGCAAGCTACTTAAGTTTTTTAGAAGAAAGGCAAGTAGACAATATAGCAGATAGCATAGGGTATAATTCCGACTATAAAATAAATCTTGTACCCGGTGCGAAAAAAACCGACGGGCTAAGCAGCAAAGAACTAGAGAGAATAAGGTCATTAAACGGAGTAAGGGATTTATCAGCTATACAGTTAATATATTCAAGACTCATGTTAAGCGGTGAACATATATCCGAACCTATGTACTTTGAAAATTTAAACAGCACCCCATATATAAAAGATGTGATGAACGGAATGTTAGTCAAGAATTTAAAGGCGGCAGATAAATCGGAAGAATATATTTTAAAAGATAATATGTACGGTTATGATGATAAATCTCTTGCCAAGTTGAGGAAATATTTGGTAAAAGGCAAAATTGATATTGACAGGATGAAAAAAGAAAATCTTGCCGTTATAAGGATACCCAATCCCATAAATACAGAAAATAAAAAGCCTTACGTTGCAAATTTCAAAGTGGGAGATAAAATAAGAGTTGCTTTTTCAAACAAAGGCACAAATTCTGAGGAAAGCTGGAAAATTAATTATAATGACGATAGCTATGAATATAAGGAATATACTGTGGCGGCAATAGTAAACAATCTGTTGGATTATGATAATTATTATACTGTGAATAACAGCGTTGATGTTGTCCTATCTTCGGATATATTTAAAAGGGATACGGGGATAACTCAGTATAAGATTGTAAGCATCAACAAAGAAAGAGGAGTAAATCATAATGTCTTATATAAAAAGATTAAATCAATAATTGATAAGAAACCTGGAGTAATTTTAAGAGATTTAGATGAAGAAATAGAAAATTTTAATGTACTGAATGAAAATAAGCACAGATTTATAAATGCGATTGTAATGATACTGTTCATTATGGGTGTATTTAATATAGCGAATAACATTAAATACAATATAGCATCCCGAATGAAAGAATTTGGTATGTTAAGAGCTGTCGGCACTACAGACAAAAGCCTGAAAGAAATGTTTTTGACAGAAGGATTCTTATATGGAGCTATATCAAGCGTAGTGGTAATTATCTTCGGAGTATTGGTTCAATATATTTTATATAATAAATATTTAGATATATATATAAATCCTATCTTCAGGATACAATACAGAGAATATTTGATCGTTATAGCTGTAAATTTTATAGTAACAATCGCAACAACATATCTATCATCTATGAATATAAGAAAGATAGCAGTAGTTGATATGATCAAAAATGATCAATAA
- a CDS encoding DUF4349 domain-containing protein, which translates to MGIKKYVMLMIMVLTLALVIAACASQGGRPQQTQQAVTYSQEKAPSPDKGQPEANQTAGGDPTSSDISIRKLVKNVDTTIQVEDTKASYDSILKQAEAMGGYLVSSNISDYDGRKFYNLSVRVPAEKLQEFLDYLEGLGRIVHQNINTEDITEQYYDAQARLDNALIQEAQLKDIMKQAKTVDETLKVKQQMDSVQERIEQLKGQLKLWDQLTAMSLVNIELQPSRETVAVSKYVDWNILSGNEIAVRIRNGFVSTLNFIVNLALYLVIFIISALPAILIIILIIFLIRKYRPFKLPHLTRRNKKKQE; encoded by the coding sequence ATGGGAATTAAAAAATATGTCATGCTTATGATAATGGTCCTGACTCTTGCCCTGGTGATTGCTGCCTGTGCCAGCCAAGGCGGTAGACCTCAGCAGACCCAGCAGGCTGTGACCTACTCACAGGAAAAAGCGCCTTCACCAGACAAAGGCCAACCTGAAGCAAACCAGACTGCAGGTGGTGATCCTACCTCTTCGGATATAAGCATAAGGAAACTGGTTAAAAACGTCGACACCACTATCCAGGTGGAGGATACAAAGGCATCCTATGACTCCATACTGAAGCAGGCCGAGGCCATGGGTGGATATCTGGTGTCCTCAAACATATCCGACTATGACGGCAGGAAGTTTTATAACCTGAGCGTGAGGGTACCTGCAGAGAAACTCCAGGAATTTCTGGACTATTTAGAGGGTCTTGGAAGAATCGTCCATCAAAATATAAACACAGAGGATATCACAGAACAGTATTATGACGCCCAGGCCAGGCTGGATAATGCCCTAATACAAGAAGCACAGCTTAAGGACATCATGAAGCAGGCTAAAACAGTTGATGAGACCCTGAAGGTAAAGCAGCAAATGGATTCTGTGCAGGAGAGGATAGAGCAGCTAAAAGGCCAGCTCAAGCTCTGGGACCAGCTTACAGCCATGTCCCTTGTAAATATTGAGCTTCAGCCCAGCAGGGAGACTGTGGCGGTGTCTAAGTATGTAGACTGGAATATACTCTCAGGCAATGAGATAGCCGTCCGTATAAGGAACGGGTTTGTATCCACCCTGAATTTCATTGTCAACTTAGCGCTATACTTAGTGATTTTTATAATATCGGCACTACCAGCCATTCTCATCATAATACTCATAATATTCCTGATAAGGAAGTATAGGCCTTTTAAACTGCCTCACCTTACAAGAAGGAATAAAAAAAAGCAGGAATGA
- a CDS encoding DUF4363 family protein: MKTAIVITVILLAFIFVLDLGSYYYLKDTAMSISQSIEALPEKIENEKWDTATDDLNKASNRWSSVKGIWAVLINHDEIDKIDMSLVRLRSFVQYNDTEEAMAEYNTLKMLVKHIPENQRFSLVNIF, encoded by the coding sequence GTGAAGACGGCAATAGTAATCACTGTAATACTCCTGGCGTTTATATTTGTCCTGGACTTAGGGTCATACTATTATCTTAAGGATACGGCCATGTCGATATCGCAAAGCATCGAAGCCCTGCCGGAAAAAATTGAAAACGAAAAATGGGATACGGCCACTGATGATTTAAACAAAGCATCTAACAGATGGTCGTCCGTAAAAGGGATATGGGCAGTGCTTATAAATCATGATGAGATTGATAAGATTGATATGAGTTTAGTAAGGCTTAGAAGTTTCGTTCAGTATAACGATACTGAAGAGGCAATGGCCGAGTACAATACATTAAAGATGCTCGTAAAGCATATACCTGAAAACCAGAGGTTCAGCTTGGTGAATATATTCTAA
- a CDS encoding DUF421 domain-containing protein, with product MLVIFTRALILYFLVVIVMRIMGKQQIGELQPYELVVAVMIADLGAVPMQNTGIPLLAGIIPILTLLISQLALSYISMKSIRGRELICGTPTILIEKGRLLEAQMRKERYNINDLLEALRNQGYYNIADVEYAILETNGTLSVIPKVEKRPVTPQDLNLNPPYEGLPLPVVIDGTVDFKTLKAANKDFAWLKGQLKAFGISDVSEVLLASIDSSGNLFVQAKEVIK from the coding sequence ATGCTCGTAATTTTTACAAGAGCCTTGATACTGTATTTCCTAGTGGTTATTGTCATGAGGATAATGGGTAAGCAGCAGATAGGCGAGCTCCAACCTTACGAGCTCGTGGTAGCTGTAATGATAGCAGACTTAGGTGCTGTGCCAATGCAGAATACCGGCATACCTCTTTTAGCCGGGATAATACCAATCCTCACCCTGCTTATATCCCAGCTTGCACTGTCATACATATCCATGAAGAGCATACGCGGCAGGGAATTAATATGCGGCACACCAACCATCCTCATAGAGAAAGGGAGACTATTAGAGGCCCAGATGAGAAAAGAGAGGTACAACATAAATGACCTTCTTGAGGCACTGAGAAACCAGGGATACTACAATATTGCCGATGTAGAATATGCCATCCTTGAGACAAATGGCACCCTGAGCGTAATACCAAAGGTGGAAAAAAGACCCGTAACCCCGCAAGACTTGAACCTAAATCCTCCATATGAGGGTCTGCCGCTTCCTGTCGTCATAGACGGCACAGTAGACTTTAAGACGTTAAAGGCGGCCAACAAGGACTTTGCATGGCTTAAAGGTCAGCTAAAAGCATTCGGCATAAGTGATGTGTCAGAGGTCCTATTAGCCTCTATTGACAGCAGCGGAAATCTATTCGTACAGGCAAAGGAGGTCATAAAGTGA
- a CDS encoding SHOCT domain-containing protein, translating to MMWWMMNGWNGRWLANGFIWGLVSLIMQAAIVIAVIYLVIYLINNSSKRQHKMNDLLEILKERYARGEISDEEFEEKKRKLME from the coding sequence ATGATGTGGTGGATGATGAATGGATGGAATGGCAGATGGTTGGCCAACGGCTTTATATGGGGACTCGTCTCATTGATAATGCAGGCGGCTATTGTAATCGCTGTCATATATCTTGTTATTTACTTAATAAACAACAGCTCGAAAAGACAGCATAAAATGAATGATCTTCTGGAAATCCTCAAAGAGCGCTATGCCAGAGGTGAAATAAGCGACGAGGAGTTTGAGGAAAAAAAGAGAAAACTCATGGAATAG
- a CDS encoding P1 family peptidase: protein MNTGQYNSITDVEGVLVGHTTVCFGEGKLVPGKGPARTGVTAVLPHGGNLFKKKVPAACYVGNGFGKSVGLIQIDELGYIETPILLTNTLNVGLASDALVEYMITKNPEIGITTGTVNPVVLECNDGYLNDIQGRHVKKEHVFSAIENAKGGEIETGDIGAGKGMSCFEFKGGIGTSSRITPEGYTVGVLTLTNFGRRKDLMIKGIPVGEMLKDYPDGYSDDGSCIVIVATDAPLGPHSLKRLARRVPLGLARTGSYMSNGSGDIAVAFSTKNIIEHSPENPVYTIEVINQNSEAMSSLFKAVVEATEEAVIDSLYTAETVTGRDGNVRYALPHILS, encoded by the coding sequence ATGAATACAGGACAATACAACTCCATAACCGATGTGGAAGGCGTACTGGTGGGGCATACCACCGTCTGCTTTGGGGAGGGTAAGCTCGTCCCTGGTAAGGGCCCAGCCAGGACCGGTGTGACAGCAGTCCTGCCCCATGGAGGCAATCTCTTTAAAAAAAAGGTCCCTGCAGCCTGCTATGTAGGAAATGGATTTGGCAAGTCAGTTGGGCTTATCCAGATAGATGAGCTGGGTTATATTGAGACGCCAATATTACTCACAAATACGCTAAACGTCGGCCTGGCCTCTGACGCCCTTGTAGAATACATGATAACCAAAAACCCCGAGATAGGAATAACCACAGGCACAGTAAACCCGGTAGTCTTAGAGTGCAATGACGGCTACTTAAATGACATACAGGGTAGGCACGTCAAAAAAGAGCACGTCTTTTCTGCCATAGAGAATGCTAAGGGTGGAGAGATAGAGACAGGGGATATTGGTGCAGGCAAGGGGATGTCGTGCTTCGAGTTCAAGGGGGGCATAGGTACCTCCTCACGCATAACACCCGAAGGATACACAGTGGGTGTGCTTACCCTAACCAATTTTGGCCGCAGGAAAGACCTGATGATAAAGGGCATACCAGTAGGAGAGATGTTAAAAGACTACCCTGATGGATATAGTGATGACGGCTCATGTATAGTCATTGTGGCAACTGACGCCCCTTTAGGCCCTCATAGCTTAAAGAGGCTGGCAAGAAGAGTGCCACTTGGCCTGGCCAGGACAGGTTCATATATGAGTAATGGCAGTGGCGATATAGCCGTGGCCTTTTCCACAAAGAATATCATTGAACATTCGCCGGAAAACCCTGTATATACGATAGAAGTAATAAATCAAAACAGTGAGGCCATGAGCAGTCTCTTTAAGGCAGTAGTAGAGGCTACCGAGGAGGCTGTCATAGACTCCCTCTATACAGCAGAGACCGTAACAGGCAGGGATGGCAACGTCAGGTATGCACTGCCGCATATATTATCATAA
- a CDS encoding chloride channel protein, with translation MYHLYLLERQYGKFLMIGLALVIGLGAGFGAVLFRYLIDFITRVSFVDGKVIFSSFNFLYILLIPAIGGLIVGPLTYFLAREAKGHGVPEVMAAVTFNKGRIRPRVIFVKSLASAITIGTGGSAGREGPIVQIGSGIGSALGQLLKLSAENIRLLVACGAAGGISATFNAPIAGTMFGLEIILGKYNSSYFIPTIVSSVTAASVSRSILGDSPAFRIPPLALNSYYELVLFAVLGVVGGLFAILYIKTLYGIEDVFDKVTIPPYVKPALGGLIVGLIGVFYPQVMGTGYEFIESAIAGKMGIALLAVLCILKLLATSFSIGSGGSGGVFAPGLFMGAMLGGTFGYVFHSIFGGGITPIGAYALAGMGAIFAATAHAPLTAIIMLFELTDGYHLILPIMITCGIATLVSTHLHKESIYTVKLKRRGLDILSIRESELNTVRIKDIMTEDVVFVEKQYTISQTVDKMRHTGHFTMPVMDNGNMVGIIAYKDIVNAIINGNEDDTIGKYMTKNVVTIWPEATLREALLIMGDDDISKLPVMEDGKLVGIVSRNDILKASHTIVKAA, from the coding sequence ATGTATCATTTATATCTTTTAGAACGGCAGTACGGTAAATTTTTAATGATAGGTCTTGCATTGGTTATAGGACTTGGAGCTGGATTTGGAGCCGTTCTATTTAGATATCTGATTGATTTCATTACAAGGGTTTCATTTGTTGATGGAAAAGTTATATTTTCCTCATTCAATTTCTTATATATTTTACTTATACCAGCCATAGGCGGATTGATTGTAGGGCCGCTTACATATTTTCTGGCAAGGGAAGCCAAGGGACATGGTGTACCTGAGGTTATGGCCGCAGTTACATTTAACAAGGGCAGGATAAGGCCCAGGGTCATATTTGTGAAGTCGTTGGCATCAGCTATTACTATTGGTACTGGTGGTTCTGCTGGTAGAGAAGGGCCGATAGTACAGATTGGCTCGGGTATCGGTTCTGCTTTGGGACAGCTTTTAAAACTATCTGCGGAGAATATACGGCTTCTGGTGGCCTGCGGTGCCGCTGGTGGCATTTCAGCTACATTTAATGCACCCATTGCGGGCACTATGTTTGGGCTGGAGATAATTTTGGGCAAATACAATTCTTCATACTTTATACCTACCATTGTTTCTTCTGTTACTGCTGCATCTGTCTCCAGGTCAATATTGGGAGACAGTCCGGCATTCAGGATTCCACCGTTGGCTTTAAATTCATATTATGAACTTGTCCTGTTTGCAGTTTTAGGGGTTGTGGGAGGGCTTTTTGCTATCCTTTACATAAAGACCCTATATGGTATAGAGGATGTATTTGATAAAGTAACTATACCACCATATGTGAAACCAGCTTTGGGAGGCCTTATTGTCGGACTCATAGGAGTATTTTACCCGCAGGTCATGGGTACAGGGTATGAGTTTATAGAGAGTGCCATAGCAGGGAAAATGGGTATTGCTCTTCTTGCAGTCTTATGCATTTTAAAACTTTTAGCTACATCATTTTCAATAGGGTCCGGCGGTTCGGGTGGGGTTTTTGCACCCGGCCTGTTCATGGGGGCCATGCTGGGTGGAACTTTTGGATATGTTTTTCACAGCATTTTCGGTGGAGGCATTACACCAATAGGAGCCTATGCCTTAGCAGGTATGGGAGCTATATTTGCGGCTACAGCTCATGCTCCTTTGACAGCGATCATTATGCTTTTTGAATTAACCGATGGCTACCATCTCATACTACCAATAATGATAACGTGCGGTATAGCTACGCTTGTATCTACACACCTCCATAAGGAGTCAATCTATACCGTAAAGCTAAAGAGGAGGGGCTTAGATATATTATCAATCAGGGAGAGTGAGCTGAATACAGTAAGAATAAAGGATATTATGACTGAGGATGTGGTATTTGTTGAAAAACAATACACCATTAGTCAGACTGTAGATAAGATGAGGCATACCGGTCATTTCACAATGCCTGTCATGGACAACGGAAACATGGTTGGTATTATAGCCTATAAGGATATTGTAAATGCAATAATAAACGGTAATGAGGATGATACTATAGGTAAGTATATGACTAAAAATGTAGTAACAATATGGCCTGAGGCTACATTAAGGGAAGCCCTGCTCATAATGGGCGATGATGATATAAGTAAACTGCCGGTCATGGAGGATGGAAAGCTGGTGGGTATCGTCTCGAGGAATGATATCTTAAAAGCATCACATACCATTGTAAAAGCAGCATAA
- a CDS encoding SHOCT domain-containing protein — MMWWMLNGWNGGWGTGTFIWGLFSMIIQIAVIIGVIYLVIHLININGNGHRKGNDALEILKERYARGEISEEEYEEKKKRLEEK, encoded by the coding sequence ATGATGTGGTGGATGCTGAATGGATGGAATGGTGGATGGGGAACCGGTACCTTTATCTGGGGACTCTTCTCAATGATAATACAGATAGCTGTCATAATTGGGGTTATTTATCTTGTCATTCATCTAATCAACATAAATGGAAATGGACATCGCAAGGGAAATGATGCTCTGGAAATATTAAAGGAGCGCTATGCCAGAGGTGAGATAAGCGAAGAGGAATATGAGGAGAAAAAGAAAAGGTTGGAAGAAAAGTAG
- a CDS encoding GNAT family N-acetyltransferase, protein MRENSMVKGIEELLGLHPYFNVWFYSAMVKPLPYGEFGLYPDGEGEIRGLAMRYFNKLIVVGENTGQFSGIINGISSINGELEAVSEMADEMGRTVRVLDYCLLEDIKSAEVSHRVRQASTGDAGGIVKFYDGGSFPQSLSEVEYTIVNNRWYLVEDRGEIVSAACTFAETDDYAIIGVVYTPEKFRGRGYATSLMSKLSSDLLHEGKRPLLYYDNPVGGKIYLKLGFKPIAKWGMIKLEG, encoded by the coding sequence ATGAGGGAGAATAGTATGGTAAAGGGGATAGAGGAACTTCTTGGACTGCACCCGTATTTTAACGTGTGGTTTTATAGTGCCATGGTCAAGCCGCTGCCATACGGGGAGTTTGGACTGTATCCTGACGGTGAGGGCGAGATACGCGGCCTGGCCATGAGATACTTCAACAAGCTCATTGTGGTTGGAGAAAATACAGGACAGTTCTCAGGCATTATAAACGGCATATCCTCTATAAATGGTGAGCTTGAGGCTGTGTCAGAGATGGCTGATGAAATGGGTAGGACTGTAAGGGTACTGGACTATTGCCTTTTAGAGGATATAAAATCGGCTGAGGTAAGCCATAGGGTAAGGCAGGCATCAACAGGAGATGCAGGGGGGATAGTTAAATTTTATGATGGGGGCAGTTTCCCACAGAGCCTTTCTGAGGTGGAGTATACTATTGTGAATAACCGATGGTATCTGGTGGAAGATAGGGGAGAGATTGTATCTGCTGCCTGCACCTTCGCTGAGACTGATGACTATGCCATAATAGGGGTTGTTTATACCCCAGAGAAATTTAGGGGTCGTGGATATGCTACGTCCCTCATGTCAAAGCTTTCTTCAGACCTTTTGCATGAGGGGAAAAGACCGCTTCTATATTATGACAATCCTGTAGGAGGGAAGATATACCTTAAGCTGGGGTTTAAGCCCATAGCAAAATGGGGCATGATAAAACTGGAGGGATAG
- a CDS encoding Cof-type HAD-IIB family hydrolase, producing the protein MKYELVVTDIDGTLVDDDKQVSEVTLRYIDKFREKGGLFTIATGRGEKAARPFIEKLHIDIPAIIFNGGELYHSETGPLYVHYLDKNIFNLVIDCFLGTDLGIVTYHRDRIFISDYKPPHDLYMAQERVDVERVPDIKEVDEVNKILLVGDVGKAKQLIRNLEVKNGIKINHVQTEDVYLEVIPDGVSKGEGLKELCSYLGVPIEKTVAIGDHMNDIDMIMAAGCGIAVENAMDEVKKIAKFVTKRNTEDGVAHVLKKVLNL; encoded by the coding sequence TTGAAATACGAGTTAGTGGTGACCGATATAGATGGCACCCTTGTGGATGACGATAAACAGGTTTCTGAGGTTACATTAAGGTATATAGATAAGTTCAGGGAAAAGGGTGGGCTTTTTACTATTGCCACAGGTAGAGGTGAGAAGGCGGCCAGGCCGTTTATAGAAAAACTTCATATAGACATACCCGCCATAATATTTAATGGTGGGGAATTGTATCATTCTGAGACAGGTCCACTGTATGTGCACTATCTGGATAAAAATATCTTTAATCTGGTGATAGACTGCTTTCTTGGTACAGACCTTGGGATAGTAACATATCATAGGGATAGGATATTCATATCCGATTATAAGCCACCCCATGACCTGTATATGGCTCAGGAGAGGGTAGACGTGGAGAGGGTACCCGACATAAAAGAAGTGGATGAGGTGAACAAGATTCTTCTGGTGGGTGACGTTGGCAAGGCAAAACAGCTGATAAGAAATCTGGAGGTAAAGAACGGGATAAAGATAAACCATGTCCAGACAGAGGATGTTTATTTAGAGGTGATCCCCGATGGGGTGTCCAAGGGAGAGGGTTTAAAGGAGCTCTGTTCCTACCTTGGGGTGCCCATTGAAAAGACTGTTGCTATAGGCGACCATATGAATGACATTGACATGATAATGGCGGCGGGCTGCGGCATAGCTGTGGAAAATGCCATGGATGAGGTAAAGAAGATAGCCAAGTTTGTTACAAAGAGGAATACAGAAGATGGTGTGGCGCATGTGCTGAAAAAGGTCTTAAATTTATAA
- a CDS encoding LysR family transcriptional regulator produces the protein MYIKQLECFVHLSETLSFSRTAQLLYITQPAVTHQINTLEDELGLKLFIRTKKKVELTPAGVSFYNDIKDILTRINIAVTKAKNYSQAFESNLSIGYDGNVEVKYLPNILSAYKKKLPHVHLYLKMADYEEKRNLFNNNALDLIFAVRESIEDLSGVGYAELFTGRFVCVLPKEHPLSCKTIIKITELRHQPLIVLNPLKCPPEMARVQNNIQIQCPDSTVYFSDTALIAYTMIKGRIGIAVMPNFVCPEDSELSIIPLDVSDLISYGIAWHKDDKRNEIKEFVAITKQIYKTFIK, from the coding sequence ATGTATATTAAGCAGCTCGAATGTTTCGTTCATCTATCTGAAACCCTGAGTTTTTCTAGAACTGCACAACTTTTATATATAACTCAACCTGCTGTTACTCATCAAATTAATACACTAGAAGACGAGCTTGGATTAAAATTATTTATTAGAACAAAGAAAAAAGTAGAACTTACCCCAGCTGGTGTTTCATTTTATAATGATATAAAAGATATTCTTACAAGAATAAATATCGCAGTAACAAAGGCAAAGAACTACTCTCAAGCATTTGAGTCTAATTTATCGATTGGTTATGACGGAAACGTAGAAGTAAAATATCTTCCAAATATATTAAGTGCCTACAAAAAAAAATTGCCTCATGTACATCTTTACTTAAAAATGGCTGATTATGAAGAAAAAAGAAATCTATTTAACAATAATGCATTGGATTTGATTTTTGCTGTTAGAGAAAGTATTGAAGATTTATCAGGGGTTGGTTACGCAGAACTTTTTACTGGAAGATTTGTATGTGTCTTACCTAAAGAGCATCCATTATCTTGCAAAACCATCATTAAAATAACTGAATTGCGACATCAGCCCCTTATTGTATTAAACCCTTTAAAATGTCCACCCGAAATGGCACGTGTACAAAACAATATTCAGATACAATGTCCTGACTCTACCGTTTATTTTAGTGATACGGCCCTCATAGCTTATACAATGATCAAAGGGAGAATTGGTATAGCAGTGATGCCGAATTTTGTATGTCCAGAAGATTCCGAACTATCCATCATTCCCTTGGATGTAAGCGATTTGATTTCTTACGGAATTGCATGGCATAAGGACGATAAACGGAATGAAATAAAAGAGTTCGTTGCAATTACGAAGCAAATCTACAAAACGTTCATAAAGTAA